Below is a window of Ischnura elegans chromosome 1, ioIscEleg1.1, whole genome shotgun sequence DNA.
AGTTTCTCTTCATGTAGGGCTCTGGAGTTCTTTTGAGGGAGGGGCCCAACTCAGATATACAGGGAGTTACATGCGAAAAAGCACATGGACCCACACACCAATGATTGCAAAATAACAAACACATTACACCGTGTGGAGGGACAATTGAAGATCTACAGCTTCTGATAAATGGTCATGAAACTGGGAATATAGCAAAATTTGGGCTGGAGACAATTTACAATGCGCCACTTCCTTTAAAAACTCTCGTCTACTGCCTGTGAGCACATCAAAGGCGTGAATTTTATTCTCACAGGCTCTCAGATTCTCGCGTGGACCCCCCACTATACCATTACAAACACTCGCACCATACCCTGAATTCCATTTATCGAATCGGAAATTGGTACCTTTATAAGTACTAAATTGATCGAAAAATATTCACTTAGGACGTATGGCTGGTGTTAAAAAAGAAGTCACAAAAACTTTTTCCTGCGGTATCGTCCTCTAAATTTCTAATAACGGATGGAAAACCATCGTGAGGTGAATGATTACGAAACAATTTTGGAAATACATAAACGCATGGGCCGCCCAGTCGTTTcacaataaagttttttttacaccGAGAAGCAAACGTGATCAGTTCTCTCAAGGCAGGAGCCTGTGATAGTACTTCTTGCTCCCGTTGATTACATAAAACCCATGAGGTTTCCCGTTGCCCTGGAAGAATGACTTCTGCTCTGCTGTGTGATGCTCGAGGTCCCTTGAACCAGACGGTGAGGGCTCTCCCTTCGTACCCTTACGGGAATAATACGACGTGACCGGGAAAGCCGTCGCAGAGTGCGATGAAAGGGGTTTTCTGTGGTATGGTTTCCTGTGGTGGCTTCCTGGTACCCTTGGCCTCAGCGGGGGAACCGCCATGGGGTGAACCCTACCCCTCACGGTCTTCACCACGTGGAACACGTCGCTCTCGATCAAGGGAAACGCTGTCGTGGACGTAGAAGAGGTTGCTGTCGGTGaaggagccgttggagactcgccTGTGGGCTTGCTTTTCGGATGTGATTTGTGCGCGATTGCATGCGCGGACTGTGTCGCCCCCGACTTGGTCCCATACACCTTCTTCCAGCCCCTCTTGCCCTCATCCTCACCCCTAAGGATCGGAAGATTCCAATGATACACAGGGCCTGGCTTGCCGTTGGTCTGGAAGCTGAGGGGAAGCCTTCGGACGGTGTGGTGTCGGTGGTGGGTCGTTGCGGAGGCGTCGTGGTCGTACGGAAGGGGTCGGATGTTGATGATCTGCGAGGGTCCGTCGTCGTTGGTTCGGGCGGATATTGCCTCGTTCTCCTCCTGccggtgatggtggtggtggtgcttGCGGATGGTGGCTCCGTACCTTGCACTGGTCTCATCTTCAGCCTCCGGGTGTCCGTGAAGGAACGGGGAGTAGTACTGGTGAATGGGTGGTAGACGGACGTAGTACATGTCCGACTCCCCCTCGTCGCTGCTCCTCCTCTTTCCGCCGCCTCCCTTCTTCACCTTCACGGGGATGCGGGGGTATCCGCTCCCGGAGTGGTCCTCGTCGGTCGCCGCGGAGTCCCTCCAAGACTCGGAGGTGTAGGCAGCGCCCATGCGGGCGTCCTCGCCCTCCCAGCGGGACAGTCCGAACTTGGTGAGCAGGGCGTGGTTGGGGGACTTCTTCTTCCCGGTCGGCTTCCTCTGCTTGAGGCTCTTCCGGCCCTGCACCAGGGGGGGAGCGTGGGATGTGACGGAGAGGACGGCGGCGATCGTGGATGTTTCCTTGGCGGGCGTCGCGGTTACGGACGCCGGGGGAGTCGGCAGGGTGGCGGCGGCGATGCCTTTGGCCGGGGACTCCTTGGGCAGGGCGGCGGCATCGGCGGCCGCCAGGGCGAATGCCAAGAGAATCAGCGAGATTGCCATCCTCGGGAATctggaaaataagaaaagaaaacgaaaaattattaaaaacttattCGGGCAGCGTATCACGGATAATTTACACCTTGATCAATAACGTAATAATCAATTTTGAATTTGGACCCTCAAGTTTCGCGATCATTTATGCAGTTACTCAGTCATAAtccatgtatttaaaattatgcagtTTTGGCGTCCAAATATGTAGAATAATACTAACTGTTCAAacgaaaattgaagaaataattacgAGTAGACAGTAAGAGAGGATTTTACATTAACTCATCTTTTAGCTATTTATTCTAATTTCcatgaattattatttaacagATATCGATTAAGCATGGGAGAACTACGAATACACAACTTATCAACAGTTactatattttatgcttttaaaatgtGCTTTATTTGATGTGCTGTTTGATGCTGGAATACATTTTAGCCagcttgcggggtgttatgtagatgtagatgaattatttatcctttttcctacctcctAGTCCTGAAAATGTATGGGGTTTCATTACAAGGTATATAAAATAGGCCTAGATGAATAGCACTCTTGGCCCCATTCACATGATCAATAAAATGGGCACGGAATTTTTCGAATGAATATTCTGTTGCTGCCTCCACTTACGAAAGCTTAAATCATTAAAATGCATCAAATTAATTACatggagaaaatatatatttcaaaatggcaACAAGTAATACACTTCATTTTCCAGCACGAAAATATATGGTACGGATGCTCAACCGCTGGAGTTGATAATTCATTACACCAAGCAAAAAAACAGACATCATTGAAAAGATTAGTATAAATAATCCATCATAACAGCTTATTGAATAGCATGGACATAAGCTGAAACTGCATAGAAAATTGGACAGATTAACAATTTCCCCACTCAGATGTATCACCTTTTATGTGAAGATAATTAATTAATGGCCTCTTAATTTATGCCGCTATTTCCCTTCTGGTTACTACAAGCCTAAGGTCTTCGAGAGACAAATCGTTATCCTAACTTCACTTCCTCTCAACATGATGTATGAGGTGATACGGAATTGGGCAGATTTGACTCACTCATATGCGAGGATCTTAGCGTGGCAGGACACTCACATTAGGGCCGATCATTAAGAGGAAGCCAAGCAAGCCTCGGAGCCCCGCCCGTCATCACACGAGTTCCCTGCCCACTGACCTCCAACGCCCCTCCAGCGCCGTCCCTAGCGGGGGCATTTGTTTGCCTTGGGTGCAAGGGATTCCGACCACCGATGTTGGAACGAAAAATAACATCGGGTTAATGAATGGTTCTCGAGATGCACAAGCATACCTTTCCCATTCTTCACAGCGATACCGTTAATTTGCGCCCGCGGTAAGAGTGctgaacgaaaaaaattataaaagaggtCAAAACGAAACCACCAGAGCCTAAGGTGTAAGATCCCGGGCAAAAAGAATTAACACCACTATCATTCCCCCCTCACTCCGCTTACTTAATAGGAGCCTAATTTCGAATTGTGCACGCTCGAAGGATTTACTTCCGCGAGTTAAACCGAGTGAAACACTGAAGTTCGAATGTTCATGCCACAGTGCTTTCTAACTGCTCGCAAGGGAAGAACCGCAACTTGAATAAACCTCATTTTGTAGTAATTGAGGAAGTAGAACTCCCGGGATTCTTCAAATAATCCATGATTCACTCTCGCGAATTGCAAGATGTGTAACGTCAGGCTGGTAAGGATCTCTGTCCAAGGAATAGAGAATTGGACCGAGAAGAGCAAAAAGATAATAGATAAGATTGTGAGACTAGGATATGGGCGGCATGAAAAGAATGGAATGGACGGTATGATAAGCTTTCGTGGCTGCCACCGCGTCAGGTATTAGACGATCGACTCGGAAATCGTCTCCAGGGCTGATAGTGCATaataagccctgaggatgatggccgAGTTGGTGATCAAAACGTGAATGGGCACCGTTCGAGTTCCTGATCCGAAGGTAGTTCACAGATATCTTCACAAAggttttgagaaattttcgaagAATCGGAGCTTACGTAATAAACTCTTAGTAATTAACTAATCACTATTTTATGcagttggaaaatgaaaaatgctgGTGATAAATATCTCACTAAATGCTAGGTAAATTATACTgcatatatatattatgtttaataatattcatataatatacaggtatattatatacattatttAGTTACTAATAtagaataacataaaatatatattaattacacAAAATTAATTAGGAAGAGGGCCAAAAATACTCAATTATAGCTGTTTTGTGTTATTAGTTACTTATTGGAGAAGAGAGGCTTTGTAACGAGCTATTTTTGTAAGTTGTCCAAAAAAcatcaactttaaaatttatcatctTATATGTTTGACGCATTAGCCTctagtttaaatataaaaatacagttatccaatattttcattgtatgttatatgattcttaaaaaaacttcaaataaacgGTAATCGAAAGAGGTTTCTAATAATGAATTGGAACTATGATAAAGACTAAGGAGGCTGTTTTAGCTTAGccctaatttcatatttttttctaggaaaactgaaaaaaattcaaactatgAGGAGCAGGCACAGTTTTAAGCGAATGGTTAATCACCTCAAAACATCGGCAAAAACTCGTGACCTAATGGTAGACACGCTAAATCAGCACGGAAGCAGCAGCCAAAACATTTGGATAAAAAGCTGAAACCGTTATCATCTCTCTCCTAATAATTAAGATTGTTTGATTAAGATGACGGAAGGTGAGAAACGGGAAATGGATTCAGAAATTTTAGTCACGCCAACTGAGCTCCGATGGGATCCTTGCGGACGCGAATCTTACGTAAAGATCATATTAAGCGATAActtatattgaattttaaaatttttaccaagaaaagaatttatttaatattaatatctcgCTATCTTcgtgaaatgaaataatgaatttcaaataaaaaaatatccttctcgTAAAAATTAAGACAATTAAATTCTACAAATAAGTGGAAATGATTTAGAAAGTTATAAGTTCCATCATTCTTTGGGTTAAAAGGGAAGCTCTAATTTGCCtttcttactttaaaaaattcgttatttAAACACCATCTGTCTGTCCATAGAGGATGAGTGTCTTCAATCGCtacgatttcatttttaagaacaAATTACTATCAGTGGAAAATTATTCCAAGTCTCGCTATAACTCACTTGAGTAATTTAAGGTCTTCAACGAAGAAAAACTTAATGAGACTTTTTGTCAGCAAAATAAGACTTcctaaaatttcaacaaaagtaTCAGAACAGAGTGCAAGTCCAAAGTGATATATTTATGCTCTCGAGCTGTACTCCGCGTCTACTAATGAAATATTCCGGACAGAAACGTTGCCGATCCCGgaagggaaacatttttattcccAGTAACCCGCGGATGATTTCAGAGGGAATTATTTATGTCAAAAGACAAATGAGGTACTGATCATAGTTGAagcaaagaataaattatttgacGTCCTTGCTTGGTGAAAAATCACATTATAAATGACATATGATAGCTAGGTTTATACTAGATCTGATAAATAATTGGAAGAAGAAATGGGGTGGTCGAAAAACCAACACTGTTATATAAAGCTAAGGTTTCAAACCAAGCAAATTTACGATaggttatgtattatttttaagcatcttTTGCAGTAAGCATCGTCACGTGGATAACATATAcgtcaattaaaaagaaaaaaatggcctTTTTCTGGTCCCATTACTATGTGACGCTAAAGaggaacaaaattaaaaattaaggttttcTAGTCATCAATACCAGTGCGCAGCaaattttaatcggctttcactGATGAAAATAAGTTTGGAAAATTTCCAGCGCATCAGTCATCCCACGCATCCACTAATTCAGATGGAAAACACGAAGCCGAGAGCATTCGGCAGCTTTTGAAATCGGTCACGattcaaattcataaattacCCCAGATAGATTTCCCGATGAATGATTCCTCATTGGAAAATTTGCTTCGGTTTGTGATTAAAATGCTTCATGAAACAACTAAAGTAGAATtgtaaattttagattttgttttcttcaaattgatgaagcagaaaaattcatcaCTGCACATCAAATAATGAGCCTGACGTGATAATTGGATATTCGAATCTTTGGGAGAAAGTCATAGTTTATTGACTGTAATGCTGTTAGCACCTGAATTACATTAAAAACACATCTGCATTGAATTTCGTTCTAGTGATTTTAACACTGCATTTCAATCTCACGAGGAATTAATTCGTTACTAAAATTGAAATATCGATACTCCGTTTTTAGCAGACAGCGGATGAtaagttatgcatatttttagCATGATAATATTAAGAAAACTAAATTCAGAAATCAACGgagttaaaagaaatttattcgcAGAACAAGAGATGCATCAAAAAAGGTGTTTCCAGTAATTTTGTGATAACCTGAGGAAGTATTTTGAACGGAAAATACCCCAACATATCTTTAAATATGTTAGATAATTTCATACTACTTTTTTCACGCAGGCTTTTTCCAGATTTATAACtacaataatatttacaaacatcgAGGTAGGAATCTATGCATTTCAGCCGTGATACTCAAGTGAGGTATTTTGGAGGCCATATAGAGTGGATGAGATggcttaattaatttttaatagtgaGTCAACCCGCATAGCCTTATCgcttcattataaattttttcttcaattgagTCAAATGCACTCATAATAGTGTGCACCTATCAATGCGGGCGTGAGCCATTTGACATGTACACAGGCTGACAGCTTGCTTAAACTTGGGTCGATAGAGTGAATTTTAATGCGCcagtttaagatatttttttatgatagtcCACAAGTTGGCGAAAGCGGAATTATAGGCAAAATCGCTCGACGCGAGGTCAGGAGGCTTTTGCTCCACTCGAGgtgttgacaatttttttttctttagcacAATGTCACACTTCCTGTACCTTAGTGGATGCTGTGCAAAATTCACCTACGGCTAGTTtttggaagtaataaaaaaatccggCAAAGCGCAGAAAGGTTTTTCCATAAGGATCGCTCGAGAATTCAACTAAACTCTACGCAGCAAATTTTCAAGTAGTGATGATGGTGATACGAAACGCTTGGCAACCaaggagtaattttttttcctgggcACAATgtcatacatacatacataatattatttgccggcctcggtggcggcggggtaacgttctcgcctgccaaacaagaggtcgcgggttcgagtcccgcctgggtaggtttcaccggtccagggcatggtcgtttgtgacCGTTTActcgttacatttgttgaacaccccggtgtaaattggccaataagagctgtatccggtggtttgagaataaaataaaaaaatacaagaaaaggcTTAAGCATAATAAACTCAAAACTGGGTCGGTGGAATAAAGTGAAACGTGGAAATTTGCCAGTCCTTTTTGTGATAGAAACAGTCACACATTTCCTCAAGTGAATGCCTGAAAACTTAtttactagggatgtgcgagtactcaaaaattcgagtcgagttgaaTAGTTTCGGtgacagagctgtcgaggccagttaattcagaaatctgccgacaggtaGCGATATCATGAAACTCACGTAATAATATCGTTCTTAAAGTCAAGAAGTCGTCCTAATGTCATAGCCTCTGAGTTTCagcttttgtttttttgtttatttagcaGTGAAACACTATAGTAAtcaacgtgggcgccgaataccttttcgtcagccgtcGCCGCCCACCGTCTTCCGACCCGGTGGCGTGTAAATATCAAATATTGCATGATTTATTTACgtgtataatatttattataaatgtataaatGCCTTTGGTGAGGGCTCTTATGGGaagtttggatacatacattaattaaattgacatATTAATAGgggtaaattaatttcaatgtgcTTATGGGACTGTTTACtgacacatttattttcactccTCTCCTAATTGTGGCTCAGTTatcatcaacgttcctcattatcttttcctttttagatcaagctaagcattcccaatagaaaattcacaagaggatcggaaaaatgagaatttgttggagaatgcattgctgtattgcctagttcaggaATTGCCGCACTCGACATGATTCTTAACCCGAGATCAAGAGGTACTACTCGcatatttccaattatttccCATTTTGTCTTATTGGGACCAAAAATCTAATGTTACTGACGAAGGTAGACTTATTGGCCAAAGAGGAACGGATTGGtctggtggctagagtgttggctttcctcTCTGGGCGTCCGGATCACGGCAGTGGTTGAGATATTTTTCTGTATCGTTGGCAACGtgctttgaggagggcacttcaagcacaGCACTCCGTTTGCAGCATGGAACGTTGAGTTTTGGACCCCATGGCGCCTTTCTTAAACCTTAATCTTCCTGGCAGTCCCAAAAGGGACCACCTAAAGTTTTCGTTTATGGCCTTGCGGACCCTTTGGGGACCACTGAGACacattttaatataagacacggtctcaggcattattttgtgattttgtggaattgcttcattatagaataaaataaaataactttgttttattccacactttattttaaatagcacgacggtttcagcatctaatgctatcatcaggtgatagcattGGAAACACTATGGTAATcgcccgggtttcagcatctaatgctatcatcaggtgatagcattGGAAACACTATGGTAATcgcccgggtttcagcatctaatgctgaaagccgggtcgtgctatttaaaataaagtgtggaataaaactaagttattttactttattctataCTGAGACACACTTCGTTTAAAATCAGCTTATAATGAGTTTCATCgctcgagagtttactgtagagCTGCTTATATTTTGAACCTATGCTATTTCAATGCCCGGCCATGCAGAGATACATTTGGGATTTAAAGCCGTCCTTTAAAGGCTAACTCCGGCGTCAGATTTATCTCCACCCTTACTCATTCTTGAtttcgcaaatgacctcagctaccactctcctcctccaaataccttaccataCGACCCTATTGGCCAAAGCGATCGACGCACATCCCGGAGGCACAAGCGAACGCACTCTTCCGCACGCGGGCGTACTACTACTACTGCGAGGATTGGGTGCTATGGAGACGCACGAGGGTAGTTTGTGAGGGTAAGGGAGGAAAGGTATGGGCATGCGACAAGCAAGCGAGAGGGGTCGAGAGTGGACGAGGAAGGAGGCAATCATGTGGAGTGCAATAAGGGGTGTAGGGAGGAGGAAGTCTCGGCTGGGGAGACGGCTCGTTTCGCGTATGGTAATTAGGAGAGTGGAGTGCGGGGACTGAGGGAGGAGATGAGGGTGGCCAAGAAGAGCACGAGACGCAGGAGGGAAGAGGGAGAATTAGCAAGCGGAAGGACACTCGTGTTCCGCAGCGCGATGGTCGGTCCCCGTGAGGAGGATGTGCAAAATCTCCACGGCAATGGAATAATTGAGGATTCGACGGGCAGTGGTATGAagagagggaagaaaagaaaCGCTCATTGCATTCGTAAGATTGGACTCGAAAACAAAAACAGGAAGTCATAAGGAATTATCGGCGTGTACGTatctgaaatgaaataaatgaaaagatatttttagcaGCTACTTACGACTGTATTGGTCAGAATCACTCGAATAAACGACTCTAATTGGGGTTTTCCtttgaaacataataaaatacaatacctCCTTTAGTCCCATAGTTGATGATGATAAAGAAAACTCGGCACATACGTGTCTATGATGCTAAATTTCCTAATTGTAGCTCATTCATAACGTGGATTGCTAGAAATAATCAACTATTGATtaaaagatattataaaaattaaagattattttgttttcacacATCAAAAAAGGCTTTATTACTGTTTACTTTACTCCAAAAATCATTTTATGTTTTCATGAGTTGTCAAGTAGGTTCCGAGTTCAATATGAGGCATACGTAACTTTTAACCAgattgaatttttgtgaaaagtTTATTGAATTTAGTTACATAATTGATTAGTATTTAATAGATGGTAGGAGTGAAATATAATCTGAATCTTGATTACGGTATAATTTATTGGAGGATAACATTAATGAGATGCATGTAATAAACCTAACCTTCCCGAAAATGaacgaaatggaaaaaattgtaagaaGTTACTTGCAGCTGAAACCACCAAAATCACATGAACAAACGACTATTCCTGGAGTTCtcctttgaaaaataatgaagtacaGTACTTCCAAGTCTTTTAGTTAGAGATAAAGTTATAGACACGGAAATTTCCGTAATGTATATCTAGGAAGTAGGTGAACTCTTAATGACAAATGAATCAGTGGTAAGTTGATCGCGATCATAAATATTGTTTGCAGGATTCCCCACTCCGCGATTCCATTGATTCCCGCCGTTTGCCGTAAATAGTGGCGTTCCAGTTGCTAGGATACTTGTCAATATACGTATTAGGCCGCAAGAGACACGCTGCTCGgcgaatgtaatcgtttattgctcaaaaatTAAGCTCATGTCAACTATATACAAGcctaattttaataaaaacaatcTTTTAGATAGCTGACATGAGcttaattttttagcaataaac
It encodes the following:
- the LOC124160947 gene encoding uncharacterized protein LOC124160947 yields the protein MPVDVLERWRGGKGDSPPATLRFPRMAISLILLAFALAAADAAALPKESPAKGIAAATLPTPPASVTATPAKETSTIAAVLSVTSHAPPLVQGRKSLKQRKPTGKKKSPNHALLTKFGLSRWEGEDARMGAAYTSESWRDSAATDEDHSGSGYPRIPVKVKKGGGGKRRSSDEGESDMYYVRLPPIHQYYSPFLHGHPEAEDETSARYGATIRKHHHHHHRQEENEAISARTNDDGPSQIINIRPLPYDHDASATTHHRHHTVRRLPLSFQTNGKPGPVYHWNLPILRGEDEGKRGWKKVYGTKSGATQSAHAIAHKSHPKSKPTGESPTAPSPTATSSTSTTAFPLIESDVFHVVKTVRGRVHPMAVPPLRPRVPGSHHRKPYHRKPLSSHSATAFPVTSYYSRKGTKGEPSPSGSRDLEHHTAEQKSFFQGNGKPHGFYVINGSKKYYHRLLP